The following coding sequences lie in one Rutidosis leptorrhynchoides isolate AG116_Rl617_1_P2 chromosome 4, CSIRO_AGI_Rlap_v1, whole genome shotgun sequence genomic window:
- the LOC139903955 gene encoding mitogen-activated protein kinase kinase 5-like, whose amino-acid sequence MKPIQPPAVVAGPNRNINRQRRRPDLTLPLPPPQIAVPLPLPPSSAPTSTSQNISTAKQQPFSLSELDRMNRIGSGRGGTVYKVLHRPSGRLFALKVIYGNHEDDVRRQICREIEILRDVDNLNIVKCHDMFDHAGEIQVLLEYMDGGSLEGTHISQEASLADLTRQVLSGIYYLHRRKIVHRDIKPSNLLINSKKQVKIADFGVSRILAQTMDPCNSSVGTIAYMSPERINTDLNHGKYDGYAGDIWSLGVSILEFYLGRFPFAVGRQGDWASLMCAICMSQPPEAPATASREFRNFVSCCLQRDPARRWTAAQLLQHPFVTGGSGNRPLINNNNQVHPTHQLLPPPPARPHFSSTSSS is encoded by the coding sequence ATGAAGCCGATTCAACCACCAGCAGTTGTCGCCGGACCTAATCGTAACATAAACCGTCAACGCCGTCGTCCTGACCTAACCCTACCTTTACCTCCTCCACAAATCGCCGTTCCTCTACCTCTACCACCGTCCTCCGCCCCTACCTCCACCTCACAAAACATCTCCACCGCTAAACAACAACCGTTCAGCTTATCGGAACTTGACCGGATGAACAGAATCGGTAGCGGCAGAGGCGGCACAGTCTACAAAGTCCTCCACCGTCCTTCCGGCCGACTCTTCGCTCTCAAAGTCATCTACGGTAACCACGAAGACGACGTCCGACGTCAGATCTGTCGTGAAATCGAGATCTTACGAGATGTCGATAACCTAAATATCGTGAAATGTCACGATATGTTTGATCACGCCGGTGAGATCCAGGTCCTACTTGAATACATGGACGGAGGCTCTCTAGAAGGCACGCACATCTCACAGGAAGCATCGTTAGCCGATCTGACACGTCAGGTTCTCTCCGGTATCTACTATCTTCATCGCCGGAAAATTGTTCATCGTGATATTAAACCGTCAAATCTGTTAATTAATTCAAAAAAACAAGTTAAAATCGCTGATTTCGGTGTTTCTAGAATACTAGCACAAACTATGGATCCGTGCAACTCATCTGTTGGTACAATTGCTTACATGAGTCCCGAACGTATAAACACCGATTTAAACCACGGTAAATACGACGGTTACGCTGGTGATATATGGAGTTTAGGTGTAAGCATTTTAGAATTTTATCTAGGTCGGTTTCCGTTTGCAGTAGGTAGACAAGGTGATTGGGCGAGTTTGATGTGTGCAATTTGTATGTCACAACCACCAGAAGCACCGGCTACAGCTTCACGCGAGTTTCGCAATTTCGTTTCGTGTTGTTTGCAACGAGATCCAGCTCGGCGGTGGACCGCCGCGCAGTTGTTACAGCATCCGTTTGTTACTGGCGGTTCTGGTAATCGtcctttgattaataataataatcaggtgCATCCTACTCATCAATTACTTCCTCCACCACCAGCTCGTCCTCATTTTTCATCTACATCATCATcttga